DNA sequence from the Halobacterium sp. DL1 genome:
TGACGGCGTGGTCGACCGCCTACATGAACGCCAACCCCGCTGTCGGGGCCGTCTCCGGCGGGTCGTCGCTGGCCGTCGCCGGGATGTTCGTCGCCGGAACGGTTCTCATGTTCCTCTCCGCGGCTACGGGTCTCGACAGAATACTCCGCGAGGCCGACTGACGGCGGCCGGCGTCAGCCGCCGAGGAACTCCTGTCGGACCTCGTCGTCCTCGAGGAGCGCGTCGCCGGCGTCCATGTAGCTGTTCTCCCCCTGGACGAGCACGTAGCCGCGGTCACAGCGCCGGAGTGCTTCCTTGGCGTTCTGCTCGACCATCAGGATGGAGGTGCCGTCGTCGTTGATCCGGTCGATGCGGTCGAACATCTCCTCGACCAGGTCGGGCGCGAGCCCCGCCGAGGGCTCGTCGAGCATCAGGAGGTCCGGTTCCAGCATCAGCGCGCGCCCCATCGCGAGCATCTGCTGCTGGCCGCCGGAGAGCGACCCCGCCTTCTGGTCGGTGCGCTCTTCGAGGATGGGGAACCGGTCGTACACCGCCTGGAGGCGGCTCTCGGGCACCTCGTCGAGGATGTACGCGCCCATCTCGAGGTTCTCCTCGACGGAGAGCCCGGCGAAGACGTTCTCGTTCTGGGGGACGTAGCCGATGCCCTCGTGGATGATGCTCTCCGGTTCGCGGTTCTGAATCTCCGTGTCGTCGAAGGTGACGGAGCCGCCCATGTACGTCGTCAGCCCGAAGACGGACTTCATGACGGTGGACTTCCCGGCGCCGTTCGGCCCGACGATGGTGACGTACTCGCCGTCGCGGACGTCGAGGTCGACGTTCGACAGCACCTGCAGGTCGCCGTAACCCGCGTCGAGGTTCCGCACCGCGAGGAGGCCGGCCTCGTTGTCCGGGAGCCGCGCCTCGCGGGAGGCCTGCTGGCTCATACCTCACCCCCGAGGTAGGCCTCGATGACCTCCTCGTTGTTGCGGATGCGTTCCGGCGACCCCTCGTCGAGGACGCGGCCCTGGTGCATGACGATGATGTGTTCGCAGTGCTCCATGATGAGGTCCATGTCGTGTTCCACGAGCAGGAAGGTCAGTCCCTCCTCGCGCAGCTCGTGGATGCGGTCGAGTAGCTTATCCTCGAGTGTCGGGTTGACGCCCGCGAACGGCTCGTCGAGCAACATCACGTCGGGGTCGGTCATCAGCGCCCGCGCGAGTTCGAGCAGTTTGCGCTGGCCGCCCGAGAGGTTGCCCGCGTACTCGTCGGCGAGGTGGTCGATTTCGAAGAACTCCAGGGTCTCCCAGGCGTCCTCGCGGAGCGCCATCTCCTGGTCGACGACGTCGCTGCGGAGCCCCGGGAGCACCGACCGCGTGATGGACTCGCCGCGCTGGAGGCCCGGTGCGAGCATCATGTTCTCGAGGACGGTCATCTCGTCCAGTTCGCGGGCGATCTGGAACGTGCGGACGAGGCCGCTCTGGGCGATGGCGTGCGGGCGCACGCCCGTTATCTCGTCGCCCCGGAAGTAGACGTCCCCGCTGTCGGGCCGGTGGACGCCCGTGATGCAGTTGAACGTCGTCGACTTCCCGGCGCCGTTCGGCCCGATGAGTCCGGTGAGCGAGCCCTCCTCGACGGAGAACGTCGCGCCGTCGACGGCGGTGATCCCGCCGAAGGACTTCTGCAGTCCCTCGACGCGGAGCGGGAGGCCCCGCGGAATCTCCTTGGCCCCCTCCTCGATGGCGGAGTCGGCGGCCTCGGGTTCGACTTCCTCGGGGTCCGGTGCGTCCTCTGGCAGGTCGACGTCGACGTCCTCGTCGTTTGTGTCACTCACTGGTCTCACCTCCACCGTCGGCGGCGACGTCACTGCTTCGCCGGCCACCCGGCCGGGTGTCCTCGGTCAGGTCCACGGCGGCAGCGGTCTCCTTGCGCGCCCCGAGCAGCCCCTCGGGCCGGCGCTGGACCAGTATCACGAGCAACACGCCGATGCCGATGAACCGCAGCGTGTCGATGTTCGCGAGCAGGAAGCCCGCGAGCGGGTCGAAGTTCCCGCTCGCCAGCGGGACGAGCGCCTCGATCATGTTCGCGGGGTTCGCGGAGACGTTGAACCACTCACGCACGAGGTTGCGGACGACGGGCGGTGCCTCGAAGAGGATACTGGCGAACAGCGCGCCGCCGAGGATGCTCCCCGTGTTCGAGCCCGCGCCGCCGATGATGAGCGCGATGAAGATGTAGAACGTCAGCTCCGGCCGGAAGTTCGTCGGCACGACGGAGGCCCGCGGTCCCATCGCGTACCAGAGGATGCCGGCCAGACCCATCAGGCCACAGCCGAGCGCGAACGCCCGGACCTTGAAGTTCTGGGTGTCCTTTCCGAGCGAGCGCGCGGCCACCTCGTCCTCGCGGATGGCCTTGAGCACGCGGCCGAACGGGGCCTTACCGGCCCGTTCGAGCAGCAGGTAGACGAGTAGCAACACGAGCAGCGTCCCGAACGTGTAGACGCCGTTCAGGACGGTAAGTCGACCGATGTTGTACCCCTCGGCGAAAGAGAACAGCACCTGGCCGACCGCCGTCGGTTCGGAGATGACGCTCCCGGGTTCCGTCAGCAGCAGCGTGCGGACGGGGTTCGTCGGGAGGTTGTCGAATCCGCTCGCCCCGCCGGTGATGTCCGAGAACGCCGGGGCGTTGTACGTGATGCGGATGATCTCGGAGATGGCGACGGTGACGATGGCGAGATAGTCGGCCTTCAGGCGGAGCGCGGGCAGCGCGGTGACGAGCCCGATGATGGTCGCCGCGAGGATGCCGCCGATGATGCCGACGGGCAGCGGGAGGCCGAGGCCGCTGGGCGTCCCGGAGGCGGGACTGGACAGCATCGCGACGGTGTACGCGCCCACCGCCATGAAGCCCGCGACGCCGATGTTGAACAGGCCCGCGTACCCCCACTGGATGTTCAGCGCGAGCACCGCGATGGCGTACACCGCGGCGAGGAACGTCACGCGCCGGATCAGCGAGATGGAGCCGGCGAGGTCGAAGCCCCGGAGGTCGCCGAGGGCGTAGAACAGCACCCAGATGCCGAGGAACATCAACGCGACCTTCGCGGCGTCGAAGGCGAGCAGTTTCCGGAGCGGTTCGAGCAGGTCGTCGCTGGTTCCACTCATGCGGTCTTCACCCCCCCGAAGATGCCGGACGGACGGAACAGCAGGATGAGAATCATCAGCGCGAACGCAGTCGGCTGGGCGAACGCGGAGAGGTCACCCTGCAGCCAGATGAGCGAAACACGGCTCGCGAGGCCGATGATGAGGCCGCCGGCGATGGCGCCGTAGATGGAGCCGATGCCGCCCATGATGACCGCGGCGAAGATGAGCAGGAGGAGCCGCCAGCCGGTGGTGAATCCGAGCCCACCCTGCGAGAGCACGAGCAGGAAGCCGGCGGCGCCGGTGAGACCCGCACCGATGATCCACGTCGTGCGGATGACGTGTTCGGTCGGGATGCCGGTCACCTGGGCGAGCGCGCGGTTGTCGGCCATCGCGCGCATCGCCTTCCCAAGTTTCGTCTGTTGGAGGAGCACGTGCAGACCGAGCATGAGTACGACGGCGACCGCGACGAGGGTGACCTCGTGGAGGTCGACGATGATCGGCGCGCGCGGCGTGGAGAGGATGGCGTCCGGCAGGATGTCCGCGAGCACCTGCGCGACGTTGACGGACGGCAGCCCCTCGGGGGACGTGACGATGCGGCGGCGGTTGCCGAACACGAGCGCGATGAGGTACCGCAGCCCGAACGCCACACCGATGGAGGCGATGAGCAGCGAGATGCCGTCGGCGTTCCGGATCGGCCGGTAGACGACGCGGTCGAGCGCGAGCGAGATGAGGATCGTGAGCGCGACTGCGAACACGAGCCCGATCACGACAGCAGCCGGGGAGAGCCAGATGTTCGCCCCGGCGTCCAGCGGCGGCGTGCGCAACAGGACGAGCTGGACGAGGTCGGCGTTCTGGAGGCTGTCACGGCCTAGGCCGGTGAGCAGGTAGACGGCCGTCTCGCCGATCTTGTACGCGCCGCCGATGCCGGCGATGATGTAGGCGACGGCCCACCCGGAGAAGGCACCTGCAGTGAGGTAATCGCCGTGCGCGAAGTTCGCGAAGTTGAGGATGCTGTACGTGAGCGAGAGGCCGATGCTCGCGAGGCCGATGACGAGGCCGATGACGACGCCGTTCCAGATGAAGCCGAGAACCCGCTCGAAGGGAACGTCACCGCCGAACGGACCGAGAGACATCAGGGACAGGTCGAATGGGCCGACAGTCACGCCCGCGAGTTTAGCGAGCAGGTCCACGAAGAGGAAGAGACCGAACGCGACCACCACGGTCGCGCCGGGGCTCCCTCGGAGAAACTGGACCCCCCGATCGACTGCGTGTTCTGTGTCCATGGGTTCGTATCTCGTGGTAGCCTGAGACACGGAGGGATAAATAAACCCCGTTCGTCGGGCAGGACTGAGGGGTTCTGAAGCGTCGGGGGCGGCGCGTTCCGAATTCCGAACTCGGGAACCTGTCAGTCAGGCGAGCGTGACGCCGAGGCTGTACGCCCACTCGCTGGTCGCGATGGCCGCGAATCCGACGGCGCCGCCCGCGAGCGCGACGTTCTTCAGGAACTGCGTCATCTCGTCCTGCTGCTGGTCCTCCGGG
Encoded proteins:
- a CDS encoding branched-chain amino acid ABC transporter ATP-binding protein, producing the protein MSQQASREARLPDNEAGLLAVRNLDAGYGDLQVLSNVDLDVRDGEYVTIVGPNGAGKSTVMKSVFGLTTYMGGSVTFDDTEIQNREPESIIHEGIGYVPQNENVFAGLSVEENLEMGAYILDEVPESRLQAVYDRFPILEERTDQKAGSLSGGQQQMLAMGRALMLEPDLLMLDEPSAGLAPDLVEEMFDRIDRINDDGTSILMVEQNAKEALRRCDRGYVLVQGENSYMDAGDALLEDDEVRQEFLGG
- a CDS encoding branched-chain amino acid ABC transporter ATPase — encoded protein: MSDTNDEDVDVDLPEDAPDPEEVEPEAADSAIEEGAKEIPRGLPLRVEGLQKSFGGITAVDGATFSVEEGSLTGLIGPNGAGKSTTFNCITGVHRPDSGDVYFRGDEITGVRPHAIAQSGLVRTFQIARELDEMTVLENMMLAPGLQRGESITRSVLPGLRSDVVDQEMALREDAWETLEFFEIDHLADEYAGNLSGGQRKLLELARALMTDPDVMLLDEPFAGVNPTLEDKLLDRIHELREEGLTFLLVEHDMDLIMEHCEHIIVMHQGRVLDEGSPERIRNNEEVIEAYLGGEV
- a CDS encoding ABC transporter permease; protein product: MSGTSDDLLEPLRKLLAFDAAKVALMFLGIWVLFYALGDLRGFDLAGSISLIRRVTFLAAVYAIAVLALNIQWGYAGLFNIGVAGFMAVGAYTVAMLSSPASGTPSGLGLPLPVGIIGGILAATIIGLVTALPALRLKADYLAIVTVAISEIIRITYNAPAFSDITGGASGFDNLPTNPVRTLLLTEPGSVISEPTAVGQVLFSFAEGYNIGRLTVLNGVYTFGTLLVLLLVYLLLERAGKAPFGRVLKAIREDEVAARSLGKDTQNFKVRAFALGCGLMGLAGILWYAMGPRASVVPTNFRPELTFYIFIALIIGGAGSNTGSILGGALFASILFEAPPVVRNLVREWFNVSANPANMIEALVPLASGNFDPLAGFLLANIDTLRFIGIGVLLVILVQRRPEGLLGARKETAAAVDLTEDTRPGGRRSSDVAADGGGETSE
- a CDS encoding branched-chain amino acid ABC transporter permease codes for the protein MWNGVVIGLVIGLASIGLSLTYSILNFANFAHGDYLTAGAFSGWAVAYIIAGIGGAYKIGETAVYLLTGLGRDSLQNADLVQLVLLRTPPLDAGANIWLSPAAVVIGLVFAVALTILISLALDRVVYRPIRNADGISLLIASIGVAFGLRYLIALVFGNRRRIVTSPEGLPSVNVAQVLADILPDAILSTPRAPIIVDLHEVTLVAVAVVLMLGLHVLLQQTKLGKAMRAMADNRALAQVTGIPTEHVIRTTWIIGAGLTGAAGFLLVLSQGGLGFTTGWRLLLLIFAAVIMGGIGSIYGAIAGGLIIGLASRVSLIWLQGDLSAFAQPTAFALMILILLFRPSGIFGGVKTA